Sequence from the Litorilinea aerophila genome:
CGATTCGAGTCAACCTTTGGTCAACAGTCAACCTGCCAGCACCCAACGGATGAATCCCCCATGAACCATCGCCATCTGCACACCCACCGGCTGCCAGGCCTGGTCCTTCGCAGCCACGAATTCCAACTGCCCCTGGACTACGCCGACCCCGACCGGGGCGAGATCACCGTCTACGCCCGGGAGGTGGTGGCGGCCGGGCATGAGGACAAAGAGCTGCCCTGGCTGCTCTTCCTGCAGGGCGGCCCCGGCTTCGGCGCGCCCCGGCCCCTGGAAAATCAGGGCTGGCTCAAGCGGGCCCTGGCCGAGTTCCGGGTACTCCTGCTGGACCAGCGGGGCACCGGCCTCAGCAGCCCGGCCACGGCCCAGACCCTGGCCCGCCTGGCCACGGCCCGGGAGCAGGCCGACTACCTGCGCCACTTCCGGGCCGATGCCATCGTCCGGGACGCGGAAGCCATCCGCCGGATGCTGGTGGGCGAGGATCGGCCGTGGAGCGTGCTGGGCCAGAGCTTCGGCGGATTCTGCGCGGTCCACTACCTCTCGGCCGCGGCGGAGGGGCTGCGGGAGGTGCTGATCACGGGGGGGCTGCCACCCCTGGAGCGGCCGCCGGATCACGTCTATCGGGCCACCTACCGGCGGGTGCTGGAGATGAACCGCCGCTACTATGACCGCTACCCGGAGGACGTGGCCCGGGTCCAGGAAATCGTGGCCCATCTGCAGCGGGAGGAGGTGCGCCTGCCCACCGGAGACCGGCTCCCCCCCCGCCGTTTCCAGCAGTTGGGCATCGCCTTCGGCAGCAGCACCGGCTTTGAGGAGGTCCACTACCTGCTGGAGCAGGCTTTTGTGGCGGGCCGCCAGGGCCGGGAACTGAGCTACCCCTTCCTGCGGGGCGTGGAGAATGCCCAGTCCTTCGACACCAACCCCATCTACGCCATCCTGCACGAGGCCATCTACTGCCAGCACCAGGCGTCCCGCTGGTCGGCGCAACGGGTACGCCGGGAATTTCCAGACTTTGAACCCGCGGCGGGCAGGCCGGTCTACTTCACCGGCGAGATGGTCTATCCGTGGATGTTCGAGGAGTATGGGGCATTGCGCCCCCTGCGGGAGGCGGCGGAGATCCTGGCGGGCTACGAGGGATGGCCCCAGCTCTACGACGTGGCCACCCTACGGGCCAACCGGGTCCCCTGCGCTGCGGTCATCTACTACGACGACATGTACGTGGAGCGGGAATTTTCCGAGGAAACGGCCCGCCAGATCCGGGGCATGCGCATCTGGGTGACCAACGAGTACCAACACAACGGCCTGCGGGCTGACGGCGAACGCATCCTGGAGCGCCTGTTGGCCATGGCCCGGGGCGGATGAGGAGGAAGCATGCAAGCACATCGCATTTTGCTGGTGCTGGGCGGCACCTACCATGACTTCGATGGCTTTGCCGCCACCCTGACGCCGGTGTTGGCCCGGGGAGGCGCCCAGGTGGAGGCGACCTATGAGCTGAATCGCCTCCACGATCTGGGCGATGTAGACGTGGTGATCCTCTACACCTGCCTCAGCGGCCCCACGGCAGAGGCGCCGGACGCGGCGGGCATCGACGAGGGCCAGGCCCGCTCCCTGGCGGAATGGGTGGCCAGCGGCGGCGGGCTCTTGGCCCTGCATGCAGCCACCGTCTCCGCCCGCAACAACCCGACCCTGCGTGGGCTGATGGGCGGCGCCTTTGAAAGCCATCCGCCCCAATTCGCCTTTACCGTCTATCCCATGTACGGCCCCCACCCCATCACCGAGGGCATCGAGGCCTTCACCGTCCACGACGAGTTTTACATCCAGATCTACGAGCCAGACGTGGCCATTCACATGGTCGCCATGGACCGGGGTCTCTGTCACCCCATGGTCTGGAGCAAAGGGGTGGGCCAGGGACGGGTGGCCCACATCGCCCTGGGCCACGGCCCGGCCGTATGGAGCCTGCCGGCCTACCAGCAGCTGGTGGGGCAGGCAGTGGGATGGTTGGGGGAGCGCCGGGGGTAACGGGCGGCCTGTTACGCCTTCTCCGCCACGCCCAGGGTCGCCAGGATCTGGGTCACCTCCTGGCGCTCCGCTTCGGACAGCTCGGAGATGGGCGGGCGGACTGTCCGACTGCACAGCCCCATCTGGGCCATGGCTTCCTTCACCGCGGAGACGTTGTTGGCGTTGTTGCGCCGGGCCCGCAGCTCCTCAAAAGGGCGCACCTGGGCCCAGATGGCCATGGCCCGGGCGTAGTCCCCCTGTTCCAGGGCCTGTTGCATCTGCAGGGAGGGCCCGGTGATCACGTTGACCAGGCCGGAGGTAAAGCCGTGCGCGCCGCCGGGCCAGAAGAAGGGCGCCCACGATTCCGCGATGCCGCAGATCCAGGCCAGGCGGTCCGGCCCCACCTGGCGCACCAGGGTGGCGAAGAGCTGGGGATTGGCCACGGCATATTTCACGCCCACAAAATTGGGGCAGGCGTCGGCCAGGCCGCCCAGGGCCGCCGCGCCGATGGCCGCGTCCCGCACATAGGGCACCACGCCCAACGCCGGCACCGCGTCGGCAATGGCCTTGTGATAGGCGATCCAGCCTTCGTCAGAGCGGTAGGGGTGTACCGGCTGGTGGACCATCACCGCGTGGGCCCCCAGGGAGGCGGCATCCCGGGCCATGGCAGCGGCCGTGGCGGCATCGAAGCCCACGCCGGCCAGCACCAGTGCCTTGCCCTGGGCGCCGGCTACCGCGGCCTGGACTGCGGCTCGATGCTCTTCAGGCGTCAGGGAATAGAATTCGCCGGTGTTGCCGTTGGGCGTCACCACCGTGATGCCGCCGGCCACCATCCGCTCCACCAGGGCGGCGTAGGTGGCGAAATCGGCCTCCCCACTTTCGGTGAACGGGGTCACCGGGATGGCCGAGACGGTGTGTAGGGCCTGTTGAATGGCGCTCAGTTCCATTGGAGTCCTCCCTGAAGGGTGCATGCACGGTCGTTACAGCCAGGGTTATAACACGGGGTTGCCGGTTTGAGCAATTCCCCTGGCTACGGTTAAACTTAAGGGCAGTGATGCCATCACGCCGCTCCCATGGTGCCACATGCCAGGCACAGCACAAAAAACTCCCATTCAACCCGTAGAAAGCAGGGTATCGTTGTGAAGATCACCAAACTGGAAACCTTCCTGGTCAAACCCCGCTGGCTTTTTCTGAAGATTCACACCGACGAAGGCCTGGTAGGCCTGGGCGAACCCATCCTGGAAGGGCGAGCGCGGACCGTGGCCCAGGCAGTGGCCGAAGTGGAGCCCTACCTGGTGGGCAAAGATCCCACCCGGGTGGTGCACCACTGGCAGGCCATCTACAAGCATGCCTTCTACCGGGGCGGACCCATCCTCACCAGCGCGCTCTCGGGCATCGAGCACGCGCTGTGGGATCTGGCCGGCAAGGCCGTGGGGCTGCCGGTGTACAAGATGCTGGGCGGCCCCCTGCGGGATCGCATCAAGGTCTACAAAGGCATCGGCGGCGGCAGTGTGGAAGAGGCCGTGGCCAATGCCAAAGCCGCAGTGGAACGGGGCTTCATCGCCATCAAGACCGGCGTGGGCGGCCCCCGCCCGGCCCGCATCATCGAGACCCCCGGCTTCGTGGACCACGTGGTGGAGCGCTTCGCCGCCATCCGGGAGGCCGTGGGCAAGGAGGTGGACATCGCCATCGACTTCCACGGCGCGGTCAGCCCCCAGACGGCCATGCTCCTCATCAAGGCCCTGGAGCCCTACCAGCCCCTCTTCGTGGAGGAGCCGGTCCAGTGCCAGAACGTGGACGTCCTGGCCGACATCGCCCGCAAGACCCATCTGCCCATCGCCACCGGCGAACGGATCTTTACCAAGTGGGGCTTCCGGGAGATCCTGGAAAAGCGGGCCGCCTCCATCCTCCAGCCCGACATCTCCCACGCGGGCGGCATCTTCGAAGCTCGCCTCATCGCCGGGATGGCCGAAGCCTACTACGCCGCCATCGCGCCCCACTGCCCCCTGGGGCCCATCTCCCTGGCCGCGGGCATCCACCTGGACGCCTCCATCCCCAACTTCCTGGCCCAGGAACACACCACCTTTGGGGAAGGCTACCTGAAGCAGCCCTTTACCTTCAAGGACGGCTACCTGGAACTGCCCACCGGCCCCGGCCTGGGCATCGAGCTGGACGAGGAAGCCCTGGCCGACAAGATCGGCCACGACTGGCGCAACCCCGAAACCTATCACCCGGACGACGGCGCGGCCATCGACTGGTAGGAGAGAGCCATCATGAAAATCACCTCTGTCAAAACCGCCGCCACCCGCGGCCACGGCATGCACCTCTGGGTCAAAGTGGAGACCGACGCCGGCATCACCGGCCTGGGCGAATGTGTCCACGGCGGCAAGCAGGCCATCGCCATTATCCAGAACCTGGCGCCCCGCCTCATCGGCCGGGACCCCTTCGCCATCGACGCCATCTTCGAAGAGCTGCGGCGCAGCCACGTCTTCGATGGCGGCTTCGCCGGCGCCCTCATCACCGCCCTGACCGGCATTGAGATCGCGCTGTGGGACCTGAAGGGCAAGGCCCTGGGCGTGCCCGTCTACGAGCTGCTGGGCGGCAAGTTCCGAGACAAGATCCGGGTCTACGCCGACTGCCAGGTGGAGCCCGGCATGAACTTCGACGAGATCCAGCAGGTGGTGGACCAGGTGCTGGAGCGAGGCTTCACCGCCCTGAAGATCGACCTGGACATCCACGCCTATGGCCACGCCGGCAGCGAGGTGGCCGGCTTCACCAAGGACAAATTCAACTACACCGCGGGCCAGTGGGAACACGAGCGCATGGTGGAGATGGTGGAGATGGTCACCCGGGCCGCGGGCAAAAACGTGGACGTGGCCG
This genomic interval carries:
- a CDS encoding alpha/beta fold hydrolase is translated as MNHRHLHTHRLPGLVLRSHEFQLPLDYADPDRGEITVYAREVVAAGHEDKELPWLLFLQGGPGFGAPRPLENQGWLKRALAEFRVLLLDQRGTGLSSPATAQTLARLATAREQADYLRHFRADAIVRDAEAIRRMLVGEDRPWSVLGQSFGGFCAVHYLSAAAEGLREVLITGGLPPLERPPDHVYRATYRRVLEMNRRYYDRYPEDVARVQEIVAHLQREEVRLPTGDRLPPRRFQQLGIAFGSSTGFEEVHYLLEQAFVAGRQGRELSYPFLRGVENAQSFDTNPIYAILHEAIYCQHQASRWSAQRVRREFPDFEPAAGRPVYFTGEMVYPWMFEEYGALRPLREAAEILAGYEGWPQLYDVATLRANRVPCAAVIYYDDMYVEREFSEETARQIRGMRIWVTNEYQHNGLRADGERILERLLAMARGG
- a CDS encoding ThuA domain-containing protein, translating into MQAHRILLVLGGTYHDFDGFAATLTPVLARGGAQVEATYELNRLHDLGDVDVVILYTCLSGPTAEAPDAAGIDEGQARSLAEWVASGGGLLALHAATVSARNNPTLRGLMGGAFESHPPQFAFTVYPMYGPHPITEGIEAFTVHDEFYIQIYEPDVAIHMVAMDRGLCHPMVWSKGVGQGRVAHIALGHGPAVWSLPAYQQLVGQAVGWLGERRG
- a CDS encoding dihydrodipicolinate synthase family protein; this translates as MELSAIQQALHTVSAIPVTPFTESGEADFATYAALVERMVAGGITVVTPNGNTGEFYSLTPEEHRAAVQAAVAGAQGKALVLAGVGFDAATAAAMARDAASLGAHAVMVHQPVHPYRSDEGWIAYHKAIADAVPALGVVPYVRDAAIGAAALGGLADACPNFVGVKYAVANPQLFATLVRQVGPDRLAWICGIAESWAPFFWPGGAHGFTSGLVNVITGPSLQMQQALEQGDYARAMAIWAQVRPFEELRARRNNANNVSAVKEAMAQMGLCSRTVRPPISELSEAERQEVTQILATLGVAEKA
- the dgoD gene encoding galactonate dehydratase — protein: MKITKLETFLVKPRWLFLKIHTDEGLVGLGEPILEGRARTVAQAVAEVEPYLVGKDPTRVVHHWQAIYKHAFYRGGPILTSALSGIEHALWDLAGKAVGLPVYKMLGGPLRDRIKVYKGIGGGSVEEAVANAKAAVERGFIAIKTGVGGPRPARIIETPGFVDHVVERFAAIREAVGKEVDIAIDFHGAVSPQTAMLLIKALEPYQPLFVEEPVQCQNVDVLADIARKTHLPIATGERIFTKWGFREILEKRAASILQPDISHAGGIFEARLIAGMAEAYYAAIAPHCPLGPISLAAGIHLDASIPNFLAQEHTTFGEGYLKQPFTFKDGYLELPTGPGLGIELDEEALADKIGHDWRNPETYHPDDGAAIDW
- a CDS encoding mandelate racemase/muconate lactonizing enzyme family protein; this translates as MKITSVKTAATRGHGMHLWVKVETDAGITGLGECVHGGKQAIAIIQNLAPRLIGRDPFAIDAIFEELRRSHVFDGGFAGALITALTGIEIALWDLKGKALGVPVYELLGGKFRDKIRVYADCQVEPGMNFDEIQQVVDQVLERGFTALKIDLDIHAYGHAGSEVAGFTKDKFNYTAGQWEHERMVEMVEMVTRAAGKNVDVAADVHTRLDVPSAIRLARDLEQFHLLWLEEPVPAENIDAMREVTRSTSTPICSGENLYLRHGFRELIEKQAVNIIMPDIPKCGGLSECRKIANLAEIYYMPFAPHNVSSPIGTLASAHVCATVPNFLVLEFHWLHRDYWTTIIQEKTDIIQDGYITLTDRPGIGVELDEEVARQYQFPGTTWFE